AATCAAGCAATCAAGCAAAAGTGCTATAGAAAGATTACAGCAAGAAGGTTTAAAAGTATTCATGTTTACCGGAGATAATGAAGACACCGCCAAATCGGTAACTAAAACTCTAAATCTGGATGGGTATAAAGCTCAGATGCTCCCGGAAGATAAGCTAAATGAGATTATACGTCTACAGGAAACAGGAAAAAAAGTAGCTATGGCTGGAGACGGTATAAACGATGCTCCAGCATTATCTCAAGCCGATGTGGGCATCGCTATGGGCACAGGAACAGATGTAGCTATTGAAAGCGCTGCAATAACCCTAGTAAAAGGAAATCTTATCGGTATTGTCAAAGCACGATTATTGAGCACTAAAGTGATGCGTAATATAAAAGAAAATCTGTTCTTTGCACTTGCCTATAACGTATTGGGTATTCCGATAGCTGCCGGCATCCTGTATCCATCGTTTGGACTCTTACTTTCTCCCATGATCGCTGCATTAGCTATGAGTTTCAGCTCCGTATCGGTTATAATCAATTCCTTACGTCTCAGAGAGACCAAGTTGGAAGACTGACTATCTCCATTCTCATTGGAGATTTTTTTGTATTTACCATGCAACATTGTGTAAAAGGCGGCATCTCTTAATTATAATGATTAAGGACAACGTTTACCTAGAAAAAAGCTGTGTTTACCGAGAAGTCTACCAAGTTTACCTAAACCGTATTCTGTAGATGTTTTGCTAGCAATACCTTTGAGCTATAAACAAACATATAAATCATGAAAGCCATTCATACAATAAGCCCTACCATTTGCTCAAAACATCCTTTAATTACCGGTTTCTGTTGCCTGTTCAGTATTCTACTTTTCTTCATCAGTCCTACAGTTGCACAGGAAACAACAGCAACCATTAACGGAACAGTAAAAGACGAAACGTCACATCCAATAGATTTCGCCACCGTTTCCTTATTAAAGGCAACCGACTCCTCCTATATCCGTTCAGCATATGCAGATGAGAAGGGTTTATATTCCCTTTCTGCAGAAAAAGAAGGCAAGTATATCCTGATGGCTTCTATGATGGGATACCGTAAAAATTATCAAAACATTGAGGTTGCTAAAGAACAAAAACAAGTAGCTGCACCAGATTTGGTCTTAAGCATGGAAGCACAGTCTCTCGGTGAAGTTACCGTAACCGCTCAACTTCCTCCTGTTGAACGGAAAGATGGTGCACTGGTTGTCAACGTCGAGAATTCCGCCTTAGCGGCTGGCAACACCGCATTGGATATTTTACAACGGTCGCCCGGGGTAACGGTTGACCGAGATGGAAACATTAGCTTAATGGGTAGGCAAGGGGTAATTGTGATGATCGATGGTAAACAAACTTATCTCTCCGCCGAGCAACTAGCCAATTTACTCCGTTCCATGGATGGCAGCAATATACAATCAATCGAACTAAACACCAACCCATCGGCCAAATACGATGCGGCAGGTACAGCTGGCATCATTAATATTAAACTCAAAAAAAACAAAATGGAAGGTACCAATGGTACCGTCAACCTCAGTGGTGGCTACGGACAAACGCATAAAAGCAACCAGTCCTTACAAGTCAATCATAAAACAGGCAAGGTCAATCTTTTCGCTTCTTACGGATACACCAACAACCGTTTCATTAGAGATCTAGATCTTTATAGAACAATCGGTCAGGAATCGGGAGTAAGAGTATTTGATCAGGCTTTACACTGGGATAATCGAAGAGCTAGCCATAACGCACGTATGGGTATCGATTATCAAACCAGTGAACGAAATACGATCAGCGCGCTGGCTTCTGGTTTTTTCCTGGATGGTAAAGACGATCTGCAAAGCGCAAATCTCATCTCGGGCTTAAACGGACCGATTGATTCCTCTTTGATAACCGATAATAGTGGAACTAACCGGTACAATAACCTATCGTTTAATTTAAACAATACCTTTAACATTGATACTAATGGTAGAAAGCTAGCTGCTGAAATTGACATATCACGCTTCAACGACAAAACAGTACACTATTATGATAACTATTTTTACAATGCAGCGGGCAATGAATTACGCGATCCGGAATTTATCTTAAACGATATGCCCTCTATTATCGACATACAAACCGCTAAAATAGATTATACCCATCCGTTCAATAAGGATAGTAAATTAGAGGTAGGTGGAAAATACGGAAGCGTAAAAAGTGACAACGACATGGCTTTCTTGATATTGAATAACGGGAATTGGGAAAACAACACGGGCATGTCTAATCATTTTATATACACAGAAAGAGTTTCGGCAGCATATGCCATTTATAGCCAGCAGATAAATAACACCGAGATTAAAGCTGGGTTACGTATGGAACATACTTACTCTGATGGAAATTCCATCACATTAAATACACGTAATAAAAGAGATTATACCAATCTTTTTCCCAATTTATCGATCAATCAAAAACTAACAGATAATCATCAATTGGGTATATCGTATAGCAGAAGGATTAATCGTCCAAACTACGGTAACCTGAATCCATTTTTATACTATGTTGACCCATACAGTTACCAACAGGGAAACCCTTTCTTGAATCCTTCTTTCACAAACGCCTACGAGTTAACATACACCCTATTCAAGCATTATAACATCACAGCTGGATATCAGCAAACGAATGATATGGTGGGAGAAGTGATGTATCAAAATGACGAAACCAATGTATTGCTAATCACGCAGGAAAACATAGCAAAAGAGCGGGTTTACTCTTTAAATCTAAATATCCCAATATCGGTAGGCAAAGTATGGAGCAGCAACACCAACATTCATAACTTTTATATGGGTTATAAGGCCGATATAGCTAATGCCCCCATCGACTTCGGTAAATTTGCAGTCCAGGTAAACAGTAATCATACCTTTAATATTACGGAAAGCCTCAAACTGGAGGCAACCGCACAATATCAGTCTCCTTTACGTTGGAGTATTTATCAGATTGGCACATCATGGGGAATAGATCTTGGTATTAACAAATCATTTTGGGACAAGCGTGCACAGATCAAACTGGCTGTTACCGACATCTTCAATACCAGGCCCAATGACGTACATACAGACTATAATAATCTGAATGTCCGGATCTTCAACCAGTATGAAAGCAGAGTGGGCCGCATTACCTTTACTTATAACTTTGGAAATCAAAAATTAAAGACCTCTCAACGCGATTTGGATAGTAGTGAAAAAAACAGGGTAGGTAAGTAAACCACCTTGAGGTGTGCGTGGTGTTTTTCTCAAAGTTTGTTTTTTTAGCTTATAACGACTTGGTATAACAGCAAAAACCACGCCCCTACCAACAGCAGTCCGCCAAGTGGCGTGACCGGCCCTAAAAACCTGAGCTTCTTGCCGAAGGCTGAGCTTAAACATAAACCGTAGATACTGAAAGAAAACAAGATTGTACCTAGAATAAACAAAATCGTAGTTACCTGAACCAATTCGGTTGACGCATCAACGATATGGCCAAATAACAATAATACAATGGCATGGTACATCTGGTACCTGACCCCCGTTTCAAAACTTTGCTGCTGTTCCACAGTGAACTTTTTTTTTAAGGCATGCGCACCAAAGGCGCCAAGAATAACGGCAAGCAAGCCAAAGGCTGCCCCAAAAATCTGTGCTATCATATTTCTATTTTTAAATCTTAAAATTAGCGAATCTTATTATCTTTAACGGTATAAAAAAATCTAAGCCTTGAAAAATACGCTTATAGGTTCAATGCGGCCATAAATATACTTTTTCCTGGTTATGATATAACACATTGGATATGCTGGATGCCAAATCCTTAATAGATTACGGAGGACTAATTTTAATTGTGCTGTCTGTTTATGCACAAACCGGATTCTTCTTCTGTTTCTTTGTACCTAGCGGTGGACTGATGTTTACTGCCGGAATATTAATCGCAAGCGGTCATTATAACTATAATATATGGTTTGTTTGCCTGTTACTGACCTTAGCCGCGGCAGCAGGTAATGCTACAGGTTATTGGTTTGGCAACCGTACAGCTCACCTATTGCTTAAGCGGAAAAATTCGCGGTTCTTTAAGAAGCACTATCTGTTATCTGCAGAGAATTTCTATCACAAATATGGTGCCGTAGCCTTAATAGTGGGATTATTTCTACCAATTATACGAACTTTCGCTCCAATTGTATCGGGGATGATCAGACTGAATTTTTACCGCTTCCTGTTATTTACAAGCATTGGCTCAATCACTTATGTCTTTAGTTTCGTATTAGCGGGGTATCTTACCGGTAAGATGCCTTTTCTAAAACCTTATCTAACCTATTTTGTTGTACTTTTTCTATTGTTGGTTACAACGCCGATCATTATTCGTATTATACGGACCTTGAAGCAAGGTGTTAATGATCACAAGAACTGAACGATATAATTAATTAAAAATGGCTGAGTTAACTTATTATGTTGCTAGTACGGTCGATCATTTTATTGCAGGACCTAACGGAGAGGCAGACGCTTCGCTTTTCTTTTACGAAGGGGATCACGTGTCTGACTTTTTATCTTTTATACAGAAGTGTGCCGGGGTATTGATGGGATCCAATACTTATGAATTTGGCTTTCAGTTCGGCTTATCGCCCGGAGAGCCATCTTACAAAGGGGTAAAACACTATATTTTCTCCAGCTCACTTAGCTTTGAATCTAATGACGATGTACAACTTATCAGTGGAAATGCTATCGATTATGTTAAAGAACTTAAAGCCAACACCGAAGGAACTTTATGGCTGTGCGGAGGCGGAGGACTTGCTGGAAGCTTATTGGACGCTGGCTTGCTCGACAAGCTCATTCTAAAGGTCAATCCGATTATCATCCAGCAGGGAATCCCTCTTTTTGGCGCTAGTGAGAGAAAAATTAAATTGACGTTACTCGATCTAAAGCATTATCAGAACGGTATAATACTTCCAACGTATAAGATCGACTATTAATAGCAAAGGGCGTCAAAATTTTAAACGCATTCAAGTCTTAATAGTTATCCTGCAAGGCTTCTTTCAGAATCGTAAATGATTGTAACCTTTTTTCTTGATCATAGATGTAGGAAGTAACCATCAGTTCATCGATATCGTGCTTAGCAATGAAGGTCGATAACTTCTCTTTAAGCGTATGGCTACTGCCGGCAAATGTACAGGCTGTCATTTTATTGACAGCATACTGAATTTCAGCGTTCCAATAAGGATTCAGGGAAGGGACAGGTGCTTGTAAAGGCTGTCGTACATCCGTTAATATCCCAATAAACATACGGTATAAACTGGTAGATAAAAAGTCTGCCTCTTCGTCTGTTTCTGCGGCAATTACGTTTACGCAGGCCATTACGTAAGGTTCCTTTAACTGTTCAGACGGCTGGAAGGTCTGTTTATATATTTTTACCGCAGCATCAAATTGCGCCGGAGCAAAATGTGAAGCAAACGCATAGGGCAAGCCTAATTTTGCGGCCAGATGTGCACTGTCTGTACTTGATCCCAGTATCCAAATCGGAATATCCAATCCTTCTCCCGGAAAAGCCCGCACTTTGCTATCAACGTTTTCGCTATCTAGAAACTGACGGAGCTCTTGCACATCGTCTGGAAACTGGTATGCAGCGTGCATATTATTTCGCCGTATAGCCATGGCTGTTAATTGATCAGTCCCCGGAGCTCTACCTAAACCTAAGTCAATACGACCGGGATAAAGTGTTTCTAAAGTACCAAATTGCTCAGCAACGATTAATGGCGTATGATTAGGCAACATGATCCCTCCGGAACCTACCCGAAGATGTTTGGTATTTCCGGCAACATGACCTATCAAAATGGCAGTAGCTGAGCTGGCAATATGTTCCATATTATGATGTTCCGCCAGCCAAACACGTTTATAACCTAAAGCTTCAATATGTTGGGCAACTGCTACAGTTTGGTCAATCGCTTTCCGCGCATCGCCTCCAGCTGTCACAACAGCCAACTCAAGTGCCGAAAGGGGGATCTGCTTTTTTTTCATTCGAATAATTTGTCTTTTAACGGTAATGAAGCTTGCATGAACAATTCTTTTATGCCCTTTTTGAGCGGCGGCCCATGCAGGCTTCAAAGCACAAAATTAAACTTCCAGCTCATCATCGAAGAATAACATCGTAATGGTACCGTCATAAATAAAACAATTCCTGAAATAGTTACAACACTTTCCATAAATATATAAAAAACGCATCTGGGATTGGGGCGTCCTGTAAACAGGTACGCATTTTAATTCGAAAATATTAGCATAAATTACCTTTTACAAAATCATCTTACGCACAAACAATTTGATTCATAATTTTATTTAAATAGTAAAAAATCAAAATTATGGACAAAAAATTATTTAATTTCAAGTGCTGGCCAATATTATCTTTATTGGCTATCGCTATTGCTTGTGAAAAAGGAGGGCAACTCCATCCCGTTGATAACGAAAACGATCCAGCAAACAAAGAAGGGCCTAAAAGTGTGGTTTATATCGAGGTAAACAACCATAACCTGCTTAATGCAGGTTCTTATACCTTAGCACAAAGCGGTAAACAATTATTTGATATAGCAATTGTATTTGCTTCAAATATAAACTACGATGCTGATCAGGAAAAGGCTGTTCTTCATCACAATGAAAATGTCACTCAAGTACTGGAAAATAGGAATGTTATTATAAAACCTTTGCAAGACAAAGGTATAAAAGTTCTCTTATCCATTCTCGGAAATCATCAAGGTGTTGGAATAGCTAATTTTACCAGTAGAAGTGCAGCACACAATTTTGCTTTACAACTGGCAGATGCTGTAAATGCTTATGATTTAGATGGAATCGACTTTGATGACGAGTATGCTAGATACGGTGAAAACGGGCAACCTGCTGCAAATGACAGCTCCTTCGTCATGCTAGTAGAAGAATTACGTCAGTTAATCCCCGATAAAATCATTTCCTTATATGACATTGGCCCAGCAGCGTCCAACACGGAATGGCAGGGCAAAAGAGCGGGCGACTATATCAACTATAGTTGGCAGGCCTATTACGGCAACTATGGAGCACCCAATATTGCTGGTTTAACGGATAAGAATAATTTGGGGCCTGCGGCGGTATGGATTCACCAACAACCATCAAGCGAAGCAAGCGCTGCTGCCCTTGCACAACGAACAATAGATGAAGAATATGGAATTTTCCTCTATTACGATTTACCACAAACGAATTCGTCTGCTTACCTCTCGTCCATTACCAATGTATTATATGGTGAAGGTACAGAGATGAGCGGAGATTCCTATCCCTGGCCAATACCCTAGTACTTATTGCACGGAGCATTCCCGATGAATTATTGGGATACGGAACTGTTCAAAAAGTTCCGTATCCCAATTTTTAAGCTGTAACGCATTCTTCGGTATCGTATAATATTGACCTATTAATTGTAATCCACCAGCTGTTTTCTCCATAGCAATCTTTAGAAAACCGTATCGATCATCGCAATAATTTTCTAACTGCACGCCATCGAAAACTGGGTCATCATCTTCCGCTAAATTATCGTCCGTTTGTGCTATTCGATGCAAATCGGCATATCCCCCTGCTCCTGCTACAATAAAAGGTACTGTTGTACCATCAGGATATTGCTTACTAAAACGCTGATAATTATGCACATGCCCACTAAAAACAATATCCGGTCTGACATCGGCCTCTAAAAAAGACGTTTCGAGAAATTGAATCATATTTTTACTGGAGCCGTGATTCGTGTCGGCGCTGTAAGGCGCATGATGTAAACATACAATCAATGCTTTGTTGGGTCTTTCTTTATTAGCCTCTTTTAAGCGATCTATAAACCAGCTCTTTTGTTCTTCCGGGATATA
This Olivibacter sp. SDN3 DNA region includes the following protein-coding sequences:
- a CDS encoding TonB-dependent receptor domain-containing protein: MKAIHTISPTICSKHPLITGFCCLFSILLFFISPTVAQETTATINGTVKDETSHPIDFATVSLLKATDSSYIRSAYADEKGLYSLSAEKEGKYILMASMMGYRKNYQNIEVAKEQKQVAAPDLVLSMEAQSLGEVTVTAQLPPVERKDGALVVNVENSALAAGNTALDILQRSPGVTVDRDGNISLMGRQGVIVMIDGKQTYLSAEQLANLLRSMDGSNIQSIELNTNPSAKYDAAGTAGIINIKLKKNKMEGTNGTVNLSGGYGQTHKSNQSLQVNHKTGKVNLFASYGYTNNRFIRDLDLYRTIGQESGVRVFDQALHWDNRRASHNARMGIDYQTSERNTISALASGFFLDGKDDLQSANLISGLNGPIDSSLITDNSGTNRYNNLSFNLNNTFNIDTNGRKLAAEIDISRFNDKTVHYYDNYFYNAAGNELRDPEFILNDMPSIIDIQTAKIDYTHPFNKDSKLEVGGKYGSVKSDNDMAFLILNNGNWENNTGMSNHFIYTERVSAAYAIYSQQINNTEIKAGLRMEHTYSDGNSITLNTRNKRDYTNLFPNLSINQKLTDNHQLGISYSRRINRPNYGNLNPFLYYVDPYSYQQGNPFLNPSFTNAYELTYTLFKHYNITAGYQQTNDMVGEVMYQNDETNVLLITQENIAKERVYSLNLNIPISVGKVWSSNTNIHNFYMGYKADIANAPIDFGKFAVQVNSNHTFNITESLKLEATAQYQSPLRWSIYQIGTSWGIDLGINKSFWDKRAQIKLAVTDIFNTRPNDVHTDYNNLNVRIFNQYESRVGRITFTYNFGNQKLKTSQRDLDSSEKNRVGK
- a CDS encoding DUF423 domain-containing protein, with translation MIAQIFGAAFGLLAVILGAFGAHALKKKFTVEQQQSFETGVRYQMYHAIVLLLFGHIVDASTELVQVTTILFILGTILFSFSIYGLCLSSAFGKKLRFLGPVTPLGGLLLVGAWFLLLYQVVIS
- a CDS encoding DedA family protein, whose product is MLDAKSLIDYGGLILIVLSVYAQTGFFFCFFVPSGGLMFTAGILIASGHYNYNIWFVCLLLTLAAAAGNATGYWFGNRTAHLLLKRKNSRFFKKHYLLSAENFYHKYGAVALIVGLFLPIIRTFAPIVSGMIRLNFYRFLLFTSIGSITYVFSFVLAGYLTGKMPFLKPYLTYFVVLFLLLVTTPIIIRIIRTLKQGVNDHKN
- a CDS encoding dihydrofolate reductase family protein; protein product: MAELTYYVASTVDHFIAGPNGEADASLFFYEGDHVSDFLSFIQKCAGVLMGSNTYEFGFQFGLSPGEPSYKGVKHYIFSSSLSFESNDDVQLISGNAIDYVKELKANTEGTLWLCGGGGLAGSLLDAGLLDKLILKVNPIIIQQGIPLFGASERKIKLTLLDLKHYQNGIILPTYKIDY
- a CDS encoding LLM class flavin-dependent oxidoreductase; translation: MKKKQIPLSALELAVVTAGGDARKAIDQTVAVAQHIEALGYKRVWLAEHHNMEHIASSATAILIGHVAGNTKHLRVGSGGIMLPNHTPLIVAEQFGTLETLYPGRIDLGLGRAPGTDQLTAMAIRRNNMHAAYQFPDDVQELRQFLDSENVDSKVRAFPGEGLDIPIWILGSSTDSAHLAAKLGLPYAFASHFAPAQFDAAVKIYKQTFQPSEQLKEPYVMACVNVIAAETDEEADFLSTSLYRMFIGILTDVRQPLQAPVPSLNPYWNAEIQYAVNKMTACTFAGSSHTLKEKLSTFIAKHDIDELMVTSYIYDQEKRLQSFTILKEALQDNY
- a CDS encoding endo-beta-N-acetylglucosaminidase H, whose protein sequence is MDKKLFNFKCWPILSLLAIAIACEKGGQLHPVDNENDPANKEGPKSVVYIEVNNHNLLNAGSYTLAQSGKQLFDIAIVFASNINYDADQEKAVLHHNENVTQVLENRNVIIKPLQDKGIKVLLSILGNHQGVGIANFTSRSAAHNFALQLADAVNAYDLDGIDFDDEYARYGENGQPAANDSSFVMLVEELRQLIPDKIISLYDIGPAASNTEWQGKRAGDYINYSWQAYYGNYGAPNIAGLTDKNNLGPAAVWIHQQPSSEASAAALAQRTIDEEYGIFLYYDLPQTNSSAYLSSITNVLYGEGTEMSGDSYPWPIP